One Epidermidibacterium keratini DNA segment encodes these proteins:
- a CDS encoding substrate-binding domain-containing protein encodes MSHTPLRRARAGAVLAIATALTLSACSTGNESSSGDTGGGSGDGECRIGMSQINQTAAFFTQMNEGAEAAAKEAGCELDIANANNDSAKQSNDIDTFVTQQVTAIIVVAIDVNGVVPAVKAAKDQGITVIAIDAQLEEGTIDTFVGVDNEKAGTEAGQWVVDQGLAEGKSYGVVDAKNSFIQNQREDSFRKVVDENGAVYTTGEPATAGATAALPADGKTKVIGWDLTKEVIAGIDSGLVTAVIQQDPKTEGEEAVKEAKAILDGDDPKGFIDVPITIVTSENVDDYRDIFN; translated from the coding sequence ATGTCCCACACTCCTCTGCGCCGGGCCCGCGCTGGCGCCGTACTCGCCATCGCCACCGCGCTCACCCTCTCCGCCTGCTCAACCGGCAACGAGTCCAGCTCCGGCGACACCGGAGGCGGCAGCGGTGACGGCGAATGCCGCATCGGCATGTCGCAGATCAACCAAACCGCCGCGTTCTTCACCCAGATGAACGAAGGCGCCGAAGCCGCCGCGAAGGAAGCCGGCTGCGAGCTCGACATCGCCAACGCCAACAACGACTCGGCCAAGCAGAGCAACGACATCGACACCTTCGTCACTCAGCAGGTCACCGCCATCATCGTCGTCGCGATCGACGTCAACGGCGTCGTACCCGCGGTCAAGGCAGCCAAGGACCAGGGCATCACCGTCATCGCGATCGACGCTCAGCTCGAAGAGGGCACCATCGACACGTTCGTCGGCGTCGACAACGAGAAGGCCGGCACCGAAGCGGGCCAGTGGGTCGTCGACCAGGGCCTGGCCGAGGGCAAGTCGTACGGCGTCGTCGATGCCAAGAACTCCTTCATCCAGAACCAGCGCGAAGACTCCTTCCGCAAGGTGGTCGATGAGAACGGCGCCGTCTACACCACGGGCGAACCCGCCACCGCCGGCGCGACTGCCGCGCTCCCGGCCGACGGCAAGACCAAGGTGATCGGCTGGGACCTCACCAAGGAAGTCATCGCCGGCATCGACTCCGGCCTCGTCACCGCGGTCATCCAGCAGGATCCCAAGACCGAAGGCGAAGAAGCGGTCAAGGAGGCCAAGGCGATCCTCGACGGTGATGATCCCAAGGGCTTCATCGACGTACCGATCACGATCGTGACGTCGGAGAACGTCGACGACTACCGCGACATCTTCAACTAG
- a CDS encoding ATP-binding cassette domain-containing protein encodes MSAQPATTTQPRVEMVDIRKSFGAVQVLRGVSISVAPGEVIGLVGDNGAGKSTLMKMLAGAVKPDSGQIIIDGVEMTGNGPREARRHGIEMVYQDLALCNDLDVAANLFLGREKYSGLTRRLDHEAMHRETAEDLRTLHIRIDDTHQTVGTMSGGQRQAIAIARAVTFEPKVLVLDEPTAALAAKEVEMVLQLIRDVSARGVSVILITHRLQDLFEVADRFVVLYEGVNHRELPPSKTDLTELVNAMMGK; translated from the coding sequence ATGAGCGCACAGCCAGCGACCACGACCCAACCCCGCGTCGAGATGGTCGATATCCGCAAGAGCTTCGGTGCCGTGCAGGTGCTGCGAGGCGTGAGCATCTCCGTTGCCCCAGGCGAAGTCATCGGCCTCGTCGGGGACAACGGCGCCGGCAAGTCGACCCTGATGAAGATGCTCGCCGGCGCGGTCAAACCCGATTCCGGGCAGATCATCATCGACGGGGTCGAGATGACCGGCAACGGCCCGCGCGAGGCCCGCCGCCATGGCATCGAGATGGTCTACCAGGACCTCGCGCTCTGCAACGACCTCGACGTCGCGGCCAACCTCTTCCTCGGTCGCGAGAAGTACTCCGGACTCACCCGCCGGCTCGACCACGAGGCGATGCACCGCGAGACCGCCGAAGATCTGCGCACGCTGCACATCCGCATCGACGACACCCACCAGACCGTCGGGACGATGTCCGGCGGCCAGCGGCAGGCGATCGCCATCGCCCGCGCGGTCACCTTCGAGCCGAAGGTGCTCGTGCTCGACGAGCCGACGGCCGCCCTCGCCGCCAAGGAGGTCGAGATGGTCCTGCAGCTCATCCGCGACGTCTCGGCGCGCGGCGTGAGCGTCATCCTCATTACCCACCGCTTGCAGGATCTCTTTGAGGTCGCCGATCGGTTCGTCGTCCTCTATGAGGGCGTCAACCATCGCGAGCTGCCGCCCTCCAAGACCGACCTGACCGAGCTCGTCAACGCCATGATGGGGAAGTAG
- a CDS encoding ABC transporter permease, whose amino-acid sequence MTAQTDQPATPPAKAERQVNKQRHDFIARNLGVLSISGVFVLLFIFFSLSTDRFFDVENFVNILRQYAPTVVVAMGMTFVITTGAIDLSVGSIVGLTAAALALLAENGNPIFALIVTLLIGAGIGAINGALTAYGKLQSFIVTLAALTAVRGIALLITDGYSTPIDSTVLRPLGHGKFLGLYTPTWIAIITVALAWYVFTQTRFGRYITAVGSNAESLRRSGVDIRKIQMAALVLTGTLAAVAGILTATRLGSGSGNSGQMFELEVITAVVLGGTALMGGRGSVIGSAIGALTLGIISNGLVQLKVDVYWVPIVQGTILLVAIFLNSRVFRRWTKGA is encoded by the coding sequence ATGACCGCACAGACCGACCAGCCGGCCACTCCCCCGGCCAAGGCCGAACGCCAGGTCAACAAGCAGCGCCACGACTTCATCGCCCGCAACCTCGGCGTACTGTCCATCAGCGGCGTCTTCGTCCTGCTGTTTATCTTCTTCTCGCTCAGCACCGACCGGTTCTTCGACGTCGAGAACTTCGTCAACATCCTGCGCCAGTACGCGCCAACCGTCGTGGTCGCGATGGGTATGACGTTTGTGATCACCACCGGCGCCATCGACCTGTCGGTCGGGTCCATCGTCGGGCTCACCGCTGCGGCCCTCGCGCTGCTCGCCGAAAACGGCAACCCGATCTTCGCGCTCATCGTCACGCTGCTGATCGGCGCCGGGATCGGCGCGATCAACGGAGCTTTGACGGCGTACGGCAAGCTGCAGTCATTCATCGTCACGCTGGCTGCATTGACTGCGGTCAGGGGAATCGCGCTGTTGATCACCGACGGCTACAGCACGCCGATCGACTCGACAGTGCTGCGCCCTCTCGGGCACGGCAAGTTCCTCGGGCTCTACACGCCCACCTGGATTGCGATCATCACGGTCGCTCTCGCCTGGTACGTCTTCACCCAGACGCGGTTTGGCCGCTACATCACCGCGGTCGGCTCCAACGCCGAGTCGCTGCGCCGTTCCGGTGTCGACATCCGCAAGATTCAGATGGCCGCTCTCGTGCTGACCGGAACTTTGGCTGCGGTTGCTGGCATCTTGACCGCGACACGCCTCGGCAGCGGTTCGGGCAACTCCGGTCAGATGTTTGAGCTTGAGGTGATCACCGCTGTGGTCCTCGGCGGTACGGCGCTCATGGGTGGGCGCGGGTCGGTCATCGGATCGGCTATCGGCGCACTCACTCTCGGAATCATCAGCAACGGTCTGGTGCAGCTGAAGGTCGACGTCTACTGGGTGCCGATCGTGCAGGGCACCATCCTGCTGGTCGCGATCTTCCTCAACAGTCGGGTCTTCCGCCGCTGGACCAAAGGCGCCTGA
- a CDS encoding phosphotriesterase family protein, whose protein sequence is MTEVMTVRGPIAAEDLGFTLTHEHVLNDVTSWSHRTGSRGWDPDDLARRPVTRDILWDLKHDPFANLDNCRLDNLELAVAEVERYAALGGQSIIEATGLGIGRDLAGLAEVSTRTGVHIVAGTGYYLESAHPADIAGLSEQELADRILLDVAEGEGGVRPGIIGEIGIGADVTPAEQLSLRAACRAQRETGLPIQIHLPAWFRVAPVVLDIVDEYEVDPAKVVLCHMGPSGDDLAYQEAVLARGVYVQYDMVGMEVFYADQGVQCPSDEQNAAWIARLFERGHGRQVLMSQDIFLKSLLREYGGPGYAHIPQYFIPRLVIAGLSPADITQLTVTNPRELFAR, encoded by the coding sequence ATGACCGAGGTGATGACGGTCCGCGGACCGATCGCTGCCGAAGACCTCGGGTTTACGCTCACCCACGAGCACGTCCTCAACGACGTCACCTCGTGGTCGCACCGCACAGGCTCGCGCGGCTGGGATCCCGACGACCTCGCGCGGCGCCCGGTCACCCGCGACATCCTGTGGGACCTCAAGCACGACCCATTCGCCAACCTCGACAACTGCCGCCTCGATAACCTCGAGCTGGCCGTGGCCGAGGTCGAGCGGTACGCCGCACTCGGCGGACAGAGCATCATCGAGGCCACCGGGCTCGGCATCGGCCGCGACCTTGCCGGGCTTGCGGAGGTGAGCACGCGCACTGGCGTACACATCGTCGCCGGCACCGGCTACTACCTCGAGTCGGCTCATCCTGCTGATATAGCTGGTCTTTCCGAACAAGAGCTCGCTGACCGGATCCTTCTTGATGTGGCCGAAGGCGAGGGCGGCGTGCGCCCCGGGATCATCGGCGAGATCGGCATCGGCGCCGATGTCACGCCCGCAGAGCAGCTCAGCCTGCGCGCCGCCTGCCGGGCTCAGCGCGAGACCGGCCTGCCGATCCAGATTCACCTGCCTGCCTGGTTCCGAGTGGCGCCCGTCGTCCTCGACATCGTGGACGAGTACGAGGTCGACCCAGCCAAAGTCGTGCTCTGTCACATGGGCCCGTCTGGCGATGACCTCGCCTACCAGGAAGCAGTGCTCGCGCGCGGCGTCTACGTGCAGTACGACATGGTCGGGATGGAGGTCTTCTACGCCGACCAAGGCGTCCAATGTCCCTCAGACGAGCAAAACGCCGCCTGGATCGCTCGGCTCTTCGAGCGTGGTCATGGCCGACAAGTCCTTATGTCACAGGACATCTTCCTCAAGTCGTTGCTGCGCGAGTACGGCGGACCGGGCTACGCACACATCCCGCAGTACTTCATCCCCCGACTCGTGATTGCCGGCCTCTCGCCGGCCGACATCACCCAGCTGACCGTTACCAACCCGCGTGAGCTTTTCGCGCGATAG
- a CDS encoding glutamine amidotransferase, which translates to MTRVLLAGESWISQSTHFKGFDSFTSVTFETGADAFIAAAAAEGIEVEQIYAHDVPAKFPRTVADLDKYDAVILSDIGANSFVLPPETWLHGHQADNPLEALVEWTEAGGGLMMAGGYLSFQGFQARANFARSPIAKVLPVDMLDCDDRVEVPQGGVPSIVDSGSPIVAGWSGTAPVLLGYNVVTAKPDANVVAKVNDDVLIATMEAGKGRSLVWTSDIGPHWCPTPFLEWDGFAPLVGGMLRWLAGSPA; encoded by the coding sequence ATGACTCGCGTCCTGCTCGCCGGTGAAAGCTGGATCTCGCAATCGACCCACTTCAAGGGCTTCGACAGCTTCACCAGCGTCACGTTCGAGACCGGCGCCGACGCGTTCATCGCGGCCGCGGCTGCCGAAGGCATCGAGGTCGAGCAGATCTACGCACACGACGTGCCAGCGAAGTTTCCGCGCACCGTCGCCGACCTGGACAAGTACGACGCGGTGATCCTCTCCGACATTGGTGCCAACTCCTTCGTGCTGCCACCGGAAACGTGGCTGCACGGTCACCAGGCCGACAACCCGCTTGAGGCGTTGGTTGAGTGGACCGAGGCCGGCGGCGGCCTCATGATGGCCGGCGGATACCTGAGCTTCCAGGGCTTCCAGGCCCGCGCAAACTTCGCCCGCAGCCCGATCGCCAAGGTGCTGCCGGTCGACATGCTCGATTGCGACGACCGTGTCGAGGTCCCGCAGGGCGGCGTACCTTCCATCGTCGATTCTGGCAGCCCCATCGTCGCCGGCTGGAGCGGGACAGCTCCGGTACTGCTCGGCTACAACGTTGTCACCGCCAAGCCCGATGCCAACGTGGTCGCGAAGGTGAACGACGACGTACTCATCGCCACCATGGAAGCCGGCAAGGGTCGCTCGCTGGTGTGGACCTCGGACATCGGCCCGCACTGGTGCCCCACTCCGTTCCTGGAGTGGGACGGCTTTGCACCGCTCGTCGGCGGGATGCTGCGCTGGCTCGCGGGGTCGCCCGCGTGA
- a CDS encoding nucleoside hydrolase, giving the protein MSAPITGSPAVTPILLDCDPGHDDAVAILLALGSPQIRLLGVTTTFGNCAIEDATRNALQILKLAGRADVPVAVGAAGPLSGEVHLGNYVHGASGLDGPELPAPQAKPLDIDAVELLRRTLSEANAPVTVVATGPITNVGRLLRDHPDVVPQIAEVIFMGGSTERGNHTPTAEFNTFADPEALDIVLRSGVPVRMVGLNLTHQALATPDVVRRMSTMPHTVGQTSAAWMGFFGDSYNRLWEFDAPPVHDPCTIAALIDPSVIEWRGAFIAVELDGTWTRGTTVVDLYDRYPEQPRNAQVAMRLDADRYWDLVLGAIDRLGTLGRP; this is encoded by the coding sequence GTGAGCGCTCCGATCACCGGATCGCCTGCGGTGACGCCGATCCTGCTCGACTGCGATCCCGGACACGACGACGCGGTCGCGATCCTGCTCGCGCTCGGCTCGCCGCAGATTCGTCTGCTTGGAGTGACCACGACGTTCGGCAACTGTGCGATCGAGGACGCCACCCGCAACGCCCTGCAGATCCTCAAGCTGGCCGGTCGGGCCGACGTACCGGTCGCGGTCGGTGCCGCGGGACCACTCAGCGGCGAGGTGCATCTCGGCAACTACGTGCACGGTGCCTCCGGCCTCGATGGGCCAGAACTGCCCGCGCCGCAGGCAAAGCCGCTCGATATCGATGCCGTGGAGCTTCTTCGCCGCACTCTCTCGGAGGCCAACGCCCCTGTCACAGTCGTGGCGACCGGGCCGATCACCAACGTCGGCCGCCTGCTGCGCGACCACCCGGACGTGGTGCCGCAGATCGCCGAGGTCATCTTCATGGGCGGCTCCACCGAGCGCGGCAACCACACGCCGACGGCGGAGTTCAACACGTTTGCCGATCCCGAAGCGCTGGACATCGTGCTGCGCTCCGGTGTGCCCGTGCGGATGGTCGGGCTGAACCTCACCCACCAGGCGCTCGCCACCCCTGACGTCGTACGCCGAATGTCTACGATGCCGCACACGGTCGGGCAGACATCGGCGGCATGGATGGGATTCTTTGGCGACTCCTACAACCGGCTGTGGGAGTTTGACGCGCCGCCGGTGCATGACCCGTGCACCATCGCCGCGCTCATCGACCCGTCGGTGATCGAGTGGCGCGGTGCCTTCATCGCGGTCGAGCTGGATGGCACGTGGACTCGCGGTACGACGGTCGTCGACCTGTATGACCGCTACCCCGAGCAGCCTCGCAACGCGCAGGTCGCGATGCGCCTGGATGCCGACCGCTACTGGGATCTCGTGTTGGGCGCGATCGACCGGTTGGGCACGCTCGGGCGGCCGTAG
- a CDS encoding glycoside hydrolase family 15 protein codes for MTAIEDYAMIGDRLTAALVSSQGSIDWLCLPNFDSPACFAALLGNRHNGRWLLGAVDPIRTTRRYIEDSLVLVTEHETATGIVQLIDSMPAVDGRTDVVRRIECVHGEVEMQHEWIVRFGYGMVRPWVHRRPDFSDYGSADMIAAVAGPELVVLRGPRLPRAADGVHRDIFTLRKGEQMIFEMTSKRSYAPLPEPVDVRSRVHRSMMHDRHWIADCSYEGPHRDVVRRSLLTLRALTHGATGGIAAAATTSLPEEIGGERNWDYRYCWLRDAAHTIEAMIRAGLTEAAQPWREWLLRAVAGDPADMQIMYTLDGGRELPERELPHLAGYENSTPVRIGNGAVDQRQTDVLGEVMAALSQARDAGIRETPDSWALQRALINELCERWDEPDNGLWEIRGPQRHFTHSRIMVWAALNFAIDGAERHDLPGDVSRWREVRDRVRDEIMTKGFDAERGTFTQYYGTREVDASLLVIPTVGFLDAHDEKFRGTVAAIEEDLMRDGLLLRYRTSSGVDGVSGDESPFLVCSFWLVSAYSRMGRLDEARALMDRLVGLCNNVGLLSEEYDVRANRMLGNFPQAFSHLGLVLAACDLAAAESQATTPVA; via the coding sequence ATGACGGCGATCGAGGATTACGCAATGATCGGCGACCGGCTCACCGCGGCGCTGGTCTCATCGCAAGGTTCGATCGACTGGCTGTGCCTGCCCAACTTTGACTCGCCGGCCTGCTTCGCCGCGCTGCTGGGCAATCGGCACAACGGACGCTGGCTGCTCGGCGCGGTCGATCCCATCCGTACGACGCGACGCTATATCGAAGACTCGCTGGTGTTGGTGACCGAGCACGAGACCGCGACCGGCATCGTGCAGCTGATCGACTCGATGCCGGCGGTCGACGGACGGACCGACGTCGTACGCCGCATCGAGTGCGTGCACGGAGAAGTCGAGATGCAGCACGAATGGATCGTGCGGTTCGGCTACGGCATGGTGCGACCCTGGGTGCACCGCCGGCCGGACTTCAGCGACTACGGCAGCGCCGACATGATCGCCGCGGTGGCCGGTCCTGAGCTCGTCGTCCTACGTGGTCCGCGGTTGCCGCGCGCTGCCGACGGCGTACACCGCGACATCTTCACGCTGCGCAAGGGTGAGCAGATGATCTTCGAGATGACCTCGAAGCGCTCGTATGCCCCGCTTCCCGAGCCGGTTGACGTCCGAAGCCGGGTGCACCGCTCGATGATGCACGACCGGCACTGGATCGCCGACTGCAGCTACGAAGGTCCCCACCGCGACGTGGTACGCCGCTCGCTGCTGACGTTGCGGGCGCTCACCCATGGAGCGACCGGGGGCATCGCGGCGGCCGCGACGACGTCGCTGCCGGAGGAGATCGGCGGCGAACGCAACTGGGACTATCGCTACTGCTGGCTGCGCGATGCCGCGCACACCATCGAGGCGATGATCCGGGCCGGGCTCACCGAGGCGGCTCAGCCGTGGCGAGAGTGGCTGCTGCGCGCGGTCGCCGGCGACCCGGCGGATATGCAGATCATGTACACCCTCGACGGCGGGCGTGAGCTGCCCGAGCGCGAGCTGCCACACCTCGCCGGCTACGAGAACTCCACGCCCGTGCGCATCGGCAACGGGGCGGTCGACCAGCGCCAGACCGACGTACTCGGCGAGGTGATGGCCGCGCTCTCGCAGGCACGTGATGCCGGAATCCGCGAGACGCCAGACTCCTGGGCGCTGCAGCGGGCGTTGATCAATGAGCTGTGCGAGCGGTGGGACGAGCCGGACAACGGGCTGTGGGAGATCCGCGGCCCGCAGCGGCACTTCACCCATTCGCGAATCATGGTGTGGGCGGCGCTGAACTTCGCGATCGACGGCGCGGAGCGCCACGACCTCCCCGGCGACGTGAGCCGGTGGCGAGAGGTCCGAGACCGGGTCCGCGACGAGATCATGACCAAGGGCTTCGATGCCGAGCGGGGCACCTTCACCCAGTACTACGGCACCCGCGAAGTCGACGCGTCGCTGCTGGTGATCCCGACGGTCGGGTTCCTTGACGCACACGACGAGAAGTTCCGCGGCACTGTCGCAGCCATCGAAGAAGACCTGATGCGCGACGGACTTCTACTCCGATACCGCACATCTTCGGGGGTCGACGGCGTGTCCGGAGACGAGAGCCCGTTCCTGGTGTGCTCGTTCTGGCTGGTCTCGGCGTACTCCCGGATGGGGCGGCTTGACGAGGCCCGAGCACTGATGGACCGGCTGGTCGGGCTGTGCAACAACGTCGGGTTGCTGTCAGAGGAGTACGACGTGCGCGCGAACCGCATGCTCGGCAACTTCCCGCAGGCCTTCAGCCACCTTGGCCTGGTGCTGGCCGCCTGCGACCTCGCCGCCGCCGAATCCCAAGCCACCACTCCCGTCGCTTGA
- a CDS encoding PPOX class F420-dependent oxidoreductase: MSIDPKFEKVFTNGSLANLATIKRDGRPQLSIVSYAYDPDTSTFRISVTADRAKTANLRRDPRASLLVAGDNRWQYAVAEGTAQLGEIAREPNDGAADELVDLFRTLAGEHPDWDEFREAMVEEGRLVLRVVADRAYGAAG, from the coding sequence ATGAGCATCGATCCGAAGTTCGAGAAGGTCTTCACCAACGGCTCGCTGGCCAATCTGGCGACCATCAAGCGCGACGGGCGGCCGCAGCTGTCGATCGTCAGCTACGCCTACGACCCCGACACATCGACGTTTCGCATCTCGGTGACGGCCGACCGCGCCAAGACCGCCAACCTGCGCCGCGACCCGCGCGCGTCACTGCTGGTAGCCGGTGACAACCGCTGGCAGTACGCCGTCGCCGAAGGCACGGCGCAGTTGGGTGAAATCGCCCGCGAGCCCAATGACGGTGCCGCCGACGAGCTCGTCGACCTCTTTCGCACGCTCGCCGGCGAGCACCCGGACTGGGACGAGTTCCGCGAGGCGATGGTCGAGGAGGGGCGACTCGTGCTGCGCGTTGTCGCCGACCGCGCGTACGGCGCCGCCGGCTGA
- a CDS encoding heavy metal translocating P-type ATPase, with protein sequence MARASRHHHQVDGEYAASGTQPRHGEPESSGAVSTGAGHGEHAGSADHASMDDSGHGGHGGHSGHGDHGDHVGMFRRLFWVMLAMAVPVVALSGMFAMLLGYTLPDIPGIEWVSPVLGTVMYVWGGKPFLTGAVSEIKARKPGMMLLIGLAITVAFVASWGASLGVLHHSLDFWWELALLIVIMLLGHWIEMRSLAQTTSALDSLAALLPDEAERVEGDTIVTVSPDQLQVGDVVVVRPGASVPADGRIVDGRASMDESMVTGESAPVTRAVGDDVTAGTVATDSGLRVEVTATGDDTTLAGIQRLVSDAQNSTSRAQRLADTAAAWLFWFALGSAIITAIAWTIAGQPDEAVVRTITVLVIACPHALGLAIPLVVSIATERAARAGVLVKDRLALESMRTVDAVLFDKTGTLTKGTPTVTDVAAAGGLPDDELLALAAAAEADSEHPLAKAIVRAAEERGVTVPRASDFSSSPAVGVQATVDGQQIQVGGPRLLEEYGAPALPESSAWHDRGSTVLHVLRDGDVVGALALADEIRPESRQAIDELHRRGVQVVMITGDAEAVARAVADQLGIDRYFAGVRPEDKAAKVRELQAEGLKVAMVGDGVNDAPALAQADVGIAIGAGTDVAIASAGVILASDDPRSVVSVIRLSQAAYRKMKQNLWWAAGYNLIAVPLAAGVLAGIGFVMPMSIGAVLMSLSTVVVALNAQLLRRLDLRPDANSTS encoded by the coding sequence ATGGCACGCGCATCCCGGCACCACCATCAGGTCGACGGCGAGTACGCCGCCTCAGGTACCCAACCGCGGCACGGCGAACCCGAGAGCTCCGGTGCAGTGAGCACCGGAGCCGGACACGGCGAGCACGCCGGGTCGGCCGATCACGCCTCAATGGACGACTCCGGGCACGGTGGACATGGCGGTCATAGCGGTCACGGCGATCACGGCGATCACGTCGGCATGTTCCGGCGACTGTTCTGGGTGATGCTCGCGATGGCCGTGCCGGTCGTCGCGCTCTCGGGCATGTTCGCGATGCTGCTCGGCTACACGCTGCCAGACATTCCCGGCATCGAGTGGGTCTCGCCGGTGCTCGGCACGGTGATGTATGTCTGGGGCGGCAAGCCATTTTTGACGGGTGCCGTCAGCGAGATCAAGGCCCGCAAGCCGGGCATGATGTTGCTGATCGGACTGGCCATCACGGTCGCGTTCGTCGCCTCGTGGGGCGCCTCGCTCGGCGTACTGCACCACTCCCTGGACTTCTGGTGGGAGCTGGCGCTGCTGATCGTGATCATGCTGCTCGGGCACTGGATCGAGATGCGCTCGCTCGCGCAGACCACCTCGGCGCTCGACTCGCTCGCGGCGCTGCTGCCCGATGAGGCCGAGCGCGTCGAAGGCGACACCATCGTCACCGTCAGCCCCGACCAGCTACAGGTCGGTGACGTGGTGGTCGTGCGACCGGGGGCCAGCGTCCCGGCCGACGGACGGATCGTCGACGGCCGCGCGTCGATGGACGAGTCGATGGTCACCGGCGAGTCCGCGCCCGTCACCCGTGCCGTCGGTGATGACGTCACCGCGGGAACAGTGGCGACCGACTCCGGGCTGCGCGTCGAGGTCACCGCGACCGGTGACGACACCACGCTCGCCGGCATCCAGCGCCTCGTCTCCGACGCCCAGAACTCCACCTCCCGCGCCCAGCGGCTCGCCGACACGGCCGCGGCCTGGCTCTTCTGGTTTGCCCTCGGCTCGGCCATCATCACCGCGATCGCCTGGACGATCGCCGGGCAGCCCGACGAGGCCGTCGTCCGCACCATCACCGTGCTCGTGATCGCCTGCCCGCACGCCCTCGGCCTGGCGATCCCACTGGTCGTCTCGATTGCGACCGAACGCGCGGCGCGGGCCGGCGTACTCGTCAAGGACCGCCTCGCCCTGGAGAGCATGCGCACCGTCGATGCCGTGCTGTTTGACAAGACCGGCACCCTGACCAAGGGCACGCCGACCGTCACCGACGTCGCCGCGGCGGGCGGGCTGCCGGACGACGAGCTGCTCGCGCTCGCCGCGGCCGCCGAGGCCGACAGCGAGCACCCGCTGGCCAAGGCGATCGTCCGCGCGGCCGAGGAGCGTGGGGTGACAGTGCCTCGGGCGTCGGACTTCAGCTCCTCCCCCGCGGTCGGCGTCCAGGCCACGGTCGACGGTCAGCAGATCCAGGTCGGCGGGCCCCGCCTGCTCGAGGAGTACGGCGCCCCCGCCCTGCCAGAGTCCAGCGCGTGGCACGACCGCGGCTCGACCGTCCTGCACGTGCTGCGTGACGGCGACGTCGTCGGCGCGCTCGCCCTCGCCGACGAGATCCGGCCCGAGTCGCGCCAGGCGATCGACGAGCTGCATCGGCGGGGCGTGCAGGTCGTGATGATCACCGGCGACGCCGAAGCAGTCGCACGTGCCGTGGCGGACCAGCTGGGAATCGACCGGTACTTCGCCGGCGTACGGCCAGAAGACAAGGCCGCGAAGGTCCGTGAGCTGCAGGCCGAGGGCCTGAAGGTCGCGATGGTCGGCGACGGCGTCAACGATGCGCCCGCGCTCGCGCAGGCCGACGTCGGCATCGCGATCGGCGCCGGCACGGACGTCGCGATCGCCTCGGCCGGGGTCATCCTGGCCAGCGACGACCCGCGCTCGGTTGTGTCGGTGATCAGGCTGTCGCAGGCGGCGTACCGCAAGATGAAGCAGAACCTGTGGTGGGCGGCCGGCTACAACCTGATTGCGGTGCCGTTGGCGGCCGGCGTACTCGCCGGAATCGGCTTCGTGATGCCGATGTCGATCGGCGCGGTCCTGATGTCGCTGTCGACCGTCGTGGTCGCGCTCAACGCCCAGCTGCTGCGCCGGCTCGACCTGCGCCCCGACGCCAACTCGACCTCCTGA
- a CDS encoding YccF domain-containing protein, translated as MRLILNIIWLVFGGFWLFLGYLAAGILMCILIVTIPFGIASFRIGFYALWPFGRSVVDKRTAGVASGIGNIIWLILGGWWLALGHIITGILQCVTIIGIPLGLANFKLIPVSLLPLGKEIVPSDSVRPELRTFGV; from the coding sequence GTGCGACTGATTCTGAACATCATCTGGCTGGTATTCGGCGGATTCTGGCTGTTCTTGGGCTACCTGGCCGCCGGGATCCTCATGTGCATCCTGATCGTCACGATCCCGTTCGGCATCGCGTCCTTCCGCATCGGCTTCTACGCGCTGTGGCCGTTTGGGCGCAGCGTGGTCGACAAGCGCACCGCCGGCGTCGCGTCCGGGATCGGCAACATCATTTGGCTGATCCTGGGCGGCTGGTGGCTGGCCCTCGGGCACATCATCACCGGAATCCTGCAGTGTGTCACCATCATCGGGATCCCTTTAGGGCTGGCGAACTTCAAGCTCATCCCGGTCTCGCTCCTGCCGCTGGGCAAGGAGATCGTGCCGTCGGACTCGGTCCGCCCGGAGCTGCGCACCTTCGGGGTGTGA